The proteins below are encoded in one region of Telopea speciosissima isolate NSW1024214 ecotype Mountain lineage chromosome 10, Tspe_v1, whole genome shotgun sequence:
- the LOC122643585 gene encoding uncharacterized protein LOC122643585: MNMKIAALEKGTTPEESFRLGQHPFTVELMRDELLKGFKPPTFEAYDGKVDPNDHISYFNSMMTVYGGSDVVSCHSFPTSLKGPAALWFAKLKPNSIQSFTELAKAFVSRFQSSVKKKKTATNLLAVKQRSDESIRDYITRFNAESLEIKDLDDAMAFNALHNGVTNHDLVKSLALDPMTTMLQLLDRCYQYANMFDIMKARKAVDGKAPKKRRASEKDEKKGTKRARFDRDQSPDYTPLNTTKTKILMEDYDRGLLQWPRPMFSNPEDRNKNKYCKFHKDVGHDIEDCRGVTEIEDVIQKGHLKHYVKGDMKENSRGREAVRNDRRGDNRARRRDDRGRQDDRRDDHREVRRNQDEGNMSMAPAILTILGGPGQELARKAKAKARFVVVAEVPEKKA, encoded by the exons ATGAACATGAAGATCGCGGCCCTGGAGAAGGGAACCACCCCAGAGGAAAGTTTCAGACTAGGCCAACATCCTTTTACGGTTGAGCTCATGAGGGACGAGCTTCTTAAGGGCTTTAAGCCCCCTACGTTCGAGGCTTATGATGGGAAAGTCGATCCCAATGACCATATCAGTTACTTCAACTCCATGATGACGGTCTATGGCGGGTCCGATGTGGTGTCGTGTCACTCTTTCCCCACCTCTCTCAAGGGGCCCGCGGCACTATGGTTCGCGAAACTGAAGCCCAACTCCATCCAAAGCTTCACCGAGTTGGCCAAGGCCTTTGTAAGTCGCTTCCAGAGTAgcgtgaagaaaaagaagaccgCAACCAATCTTTTAGCCGTCAAGCAACGTTCTGATGAGTCCATCAGAGATTATATCACCCGCTTCAACGCGGAGAGCCTAGAGATTAAGGACCTAGACGATGCTATGGCCTTCAACGCCCTGCATAATGGGGTCACCAACCACGACCTGGTGAAGTCGCTCGCACTGGACCCAATGACGACCATGCTGCAGCTACTGGATCGCTGCTACCAATATGCCAACATGTTTGATATCATGAAGGCAAGAAAGGCAGTGGATGGCAAGGCCCCTAAGAAAAGGAGGGCAAGCGAGAAAGATGAGAAGAAGGGCACTAAGAGAGCGAGGTTTGATAGAGACCAAAGTCCTGATTACACCCCACTCAATACCACCAAGACCAAGATCCTGATGGAGGACTACGACCGGGGCCTACTGCAATGGCCTAGGCCGATGTTCTCAAATCCCGAGGACAGAAACAAGAACAAATACTGCAAGTTCCATAAAGATGTAGGGCACGATATTGAGGACTGCAG AGGAGTGACAGAAATAGAGGACGTGATCCAGAAGGGCCACCTGAAGCATTATGTCAAAGGAGATATGAAAGAGAACTCTAGAGGTCGTGAAGCTGTAAGAAACGATCGCAGAGGAGACAATAGAGCTCGTAGAAGAGATGATCGAGGTCGTCAGGATGACCGGCGTGACGATCACAGGGAGGTCCGTAGAAACCAGGACGAGGGCAACATGTCCATGGCCCCtgctatcctcaccatactgggAGGACCGGGTCAAGAGTTGGCACGCAAGGCTAAGGCAAAAGCGCGATTCGTGGTGGTAGCTGAGGTCCCCGAAAAGAAAGCATGA